Proteins from one Methanobrevibacter thaueri genomic window:
- a CDS encoding glycosyltransferase family protein has protein sequence MVKGKILIAVPTFENIKPQCFKSIYGLVNPKDFNLYFDYVKGYDCARARNEIAKLAIKHDFDYVLMVDSDVSVPKDALVKLLECETDIALGWYFKKRTRTDESVIFDFGKDFTGENMIYAKTLSELNDPFEVKGGGLGISLVNVNVFRKMAYPYFKYVIYDNDTILSEDLYFCSEARKYGMNIKCNPNVKGDHIYEVLM, from the coding sequence ATGGTGAAAGGTAAGATTCTAATTGCGGTCCCAACATTTGAAAATATCAAACCGCAATGTTTCAAAAGTATTTATGGCCTTGTAAATCCTAAGGATTTTAATCTTTATTTCGATTATGTGAAAGGATATGACTGTGCACGTGCAAGAAACGAAATAGCAAAACTTGCAATCAAACATGACTTTGACTATGTGTTAATGGTAGATTCAGACGTTAGTGTACCAAAGGATGCTCTTGTTAAGCTATTGGAATGTGAAACAGACATTGCCCTAGGTTGGTATTTCAAGAAGAGAACAAGAACAGATGAATCCGTTATCTTTGATTTTGGAAAAGACTTCACAGGTGAAAACATGATTTATGCAAAAACATTGTCAGAACTTAATGATCCGTTTGAAGTTAAAGGTGGTGGACTTGGAATCAGTCTCGTTAATGTTAATGTCTTTAGAAAAATGGCATATCCATATTTCAAGTATGTAATCTATGATAATGACACAATATTGTCTGAAGACTTGTATTTCTGCAGTGAAGCAAGAAAATACGGAATGAATATCAAATGCAACCCAAATGTAAAAGGTGACCACATATACGAAGTGTTAATGTAA